The Elgaria multicarinata webbii isolate HBS135686 ecotype San Diego chromosome 17, rElgMul1.1.pri, whole genome shotgun sequence genomic sequence gctttatttttaattaaagaacACTGCTTCTCGCTCCTTAGCCAGAAGgtgctaaacacacacactttttaaaaaaaccttttgcaGATGGACCTGATTGTATTGTCTGGAAGTGGCTTTGCATCCTCCACAGATATTCTCAACTCAGCTGACCGGCTGAAACcaaagaagatgaagaaaagaGAGGCAGAACAATTACTACAGAATCTGGTGCAGAACAAGTGGCTTCGTGAGGTCAGGGCTTTTGGTGCCTCAAGGGGCTGGCAGGTGGAGCCATCTGAGGGCTTTCCTGGTCCTCAAGGAGGGGGTGCTTCAAATAATGAAGGAAAGGTGTAGAACAGTGTGTATTCTTCTTTTACAGAAAGAGGGGGAGTACACACTGCACACGCGCTGCGTCCTGGAGCTGGAGCAGTACATCCTCTGCCATTACCAAGGCTCTGCCCGGAAGTGCCACATATGCCATAGCCTCTCCATTCAGGTCTGCATCATACCTCTGCTACTGAGGGAGGAACTCCACTCAAGGAGCCTTTTAGTGCCATGGCTTGGGAGTGTTAGCTTACTTAGTAGTTTTGTGTCACTGCCTGCCCAGTTCCCCCCAACGTAaaaatgcgccccccccccccgcatgccaGTTCCCTTTCTTCTCTAGGATTTAAACACAAGCCACTAGCCTTCCTGCCGTTTGGCCGTGCCTCGAATTCCCCAGGGCACATGCTGTGAGATCGCTATAAGGCTTTGGATGGAGTCCCGTAAGGGCAGGGCATGCAGCCTCCCATTCATGAGAATCTTTCCCATTTCAGAGCCAAATGTGTGAGGATTGTGGGATTGCAATgcacttgccttgccttgccaaaTACTTTGGAGCACAAACAGAACCCCGTTGCCCTCATTGCAAACAGTTTTGGCCTCACCGGATTCCAGGTAAAGCTCTTGCACAAAGCCATTTACAAACCAGCCGTGGCCTGTCTGGGGGAAGtggtgggggggcagggagattatCTGGCTTTCTCATGGCCAACTGTCTGCCTATTGGGCATTGTAAAAAATGGGGGATAGAGAGCTGTGAAATGTAATTTTAAGGTCATCCGGCACTTGTCGAGCCAGTGTTGCATTTTCTATTAATGCCACAGAGATCAACCCAGGAGGTCCTCATCTGTCATCAAGCACCCCAAAGGAGACCAGAAAGGCTCCCTCAATGGGCACAAGGCAACGCTAGAAGCATCTGCATCTTCATGGCATGCCTGGAGCAGCAGCTTCTTTCTAGAGGAGTGAAGGTGCAGCTGGGACACCGGCCTGGCGGTGACAAGAGTCACTGTTCTGTTCcttaattttaaagtttgaaATACAAGTCTTTTACTCGTTTTCTCAATAGCCATTTTTCCTCATTCTCTTCAATCTTTCATAGAGCTTGTAAAGGCCTCTTAGGGTGCCTCAGTTGCAACTTTGCTTTCTACTCACTGCCTTTCTCCTGTCTTTCTTGCCGAAAAAGTGACTCATTTGGGAGTTTGCAAAATTGCAAAAATTACATTAGGACGGGAGGGATGgggaggtggggtttttttttggtcctAGGGGCtcgattccattttggagatgctcttgctcattccagtgatgggcgtgGGCAAAGGCAAGAGTGAGTGGGgctgggaaataataaaaaaatgcattccATCTTAACGTTTTATACTAGgaggcatgtctactcataagtaagcacaTGAGACTGAAGCATTTTAAAATAGCACCTCTGCAGGCCAAGAatcagaaggaaggaagacaatTTCAGCAGGGCAAAAACTGCTGGTCTGGATgggaaaccccacccccaccccatactttATCAGGCCCCATGGGCCGaaggttccccctccctgctgtatTAGGTCCCCCACAAGGAAAATGAAGTAGCTGATTTTATTCCttcattaaacaaaaatgttttcttaGATCAGCAAAGGAAAAGACAAAAGAGGGGATCAGCCACCCATGACTTGATTCTGACCAATAGGGAAGAGTTAATTGATAAGGTAAAAGCAGCAGGAACGTTTGAGGAAAGTTATGATGTAGTGCTCAAATTCTAGATTTTAAGGAAAACTGAGCTGAGTGTAGCCAAAACTTGGACTTAAGGAAAGCTGTCTTTAATAAACTCCACAATGATAAATAGGGTTCCATAGCAGGAAAACCTAATAGGAGGAGGAGTTCAAGAGGGATAGAAGTTCCTAAAAAAGGAGATACTAAAGGTGCAATTAGAAACAATTCCAATGTGGCTGCACAAAAAGCTTAGCATTAATCTGAAAATCAAAAGTCATACATCAGAGGTGAAAGGAGGGACAGGTCAGTAAGGAGCAGTACAAGCAGATTGTCCAGAATTGCAGACATGGTTTCAGGAAAGCTAAAGCTCAGACTGAGCTGAGGTTGGTGAGGGATGCTATGAATAATAAAAAGGGCTTCTTCAGACATGTTCAAAGTAAAAGGAAGATATACATAATGGTAGACGAGCTGCATAGCAAAGAGACaaacaaaagctgaaagtgctTAACTCtaggtcttctcccaaaagaagATCTGTGCCCAATTGGGTGTGACAAACAGGCCTGTGACAAACAGGCTGAAGGGTTAAGAGTGCACATTGAGGTTGACAGAGAGACAGGGAATATCgcagcaccttaaatgagttcaagTCCCCGGGTccagatgaattgcatcctagggCATTGAAAGAGCTAGTGGATGGACTCTCAGAACCTCTATTATCTTTGAGAAATCCTGGAGAATTGGTGAAGCACTGGAAGGGAAATGTCCCTATCTGTAGAAAGGAAAATCCGGGGAATTATAGACTGTTCAGTTTGACATCAATACTTGGGAAGAGTCTAGAGCAGTTTATAAAACACTTGATCTATAAGCACCTTGACAGTAATGCAGTGAtccccacccagagagcttcggctatggggtggtatataaatgtaataaaataaataaaatcactagAAGGCAGCATGGATTTGCAAAGACCCAGTCCTGCCAGACTAAATATGTTTCATTTTCTATTGAATAACTTCCTTAGTAGATTGTacaaatgctgtggacataactcAAAAGAGTGCTCATCAATGGCTCCTCAGAAGACTGGGAGGTATTGaatggggttccacaaggctcacTCTTAtactcttcattttatttattaatgacttggagaaAGAAGCAGGGGGAATCCTTACCAAACTTGTAGATGCATAAAactggatgggatagctaataccttagaTGATACAAAGAAAATTCAAAATGATCTAGATAGATTAGAAAACAGACAAGTACAAAGTTATTtatgaaatcaaatgcacaggtataaAATGGGAGGATATGTGGCTTGGCATTAGTGTGTGTGAAAAGCATCTTCCAGTTGTAGTAGGtcagaagctgaatatgagtcagcagtttgatgcagctgcaaaaaatggcaaatgcaattttaggttgcatcaatgGAAGTCTAGTTTCTAAATTACAGGCAGGAATTGATCCACTCTACTCTGCACTGATCAGGCCTTATCTCGAATACTGTGCCCAGTTctggcaccacactttaagaaggatttaGAGCAACTTGGAACAAGTTCAGAGAAAGGCAACAAAGATGTTCAGGGACAAGAAACAAAGTTCTAcgaggaaagatggaaggaactgggtatgtttaaccgtgagaagagtgaggggagagagGATAGCATTTTTCAAATACCTAAAGGGTTGTTACACAGCAGAGGGCCACAACCTATTCTCTCTCATCCAAGCCTGCAGGATGCAAAATAATGGACTATCATTTGAAAATCAGGGGAAATGTCTGAATGAtgagagcagtaagacaatgacCTGGTTAGCACAGCAGGACAGCCTACTGtagagaagagccatgctgtctATCTAGTtctgcattctgttcatacaatgggcAACCGTCAACCAGGAACACAAAAACAGAtgaatgtaacagcaccctcaagcccatgttccccaggactGGTATACATAACTTTACTgcctcatactggaggtagcacatagtcatcaagACTACTAGCCATTGTTAACCTTCTTCTCCATGGTTTTATctaaccttttaaagccatcccaatttgtGGTTGTGACAAAATCGCTTGTTGTGTTAATCTATTTTGTTGTATTAATATTAATGTATTTAGTTTTGCAAGAAATGTATGTCCAGATAAGAAAGGGTTAgatgtgtataaaattatgaatcatagaatcatagaatagcagggttggaaggggcctacaaggccatctagtccaacccctgctcaatgcaggaatccaccctaaagcatccccgacagatgcttgtccagctgcctcttgaaggcctctagtgtgggagagcccacaacctccctagggaactgattccaccgtcgcactgctctaacagtcaggacgtttttcctgatgcccagccggaatctggcttcctttaacttgagcccgttattccgtgtcctgcactctgggaggatcgagaagagatcctggccctcctctgtgtgacaaccttttaagtatttgaagagtgctatcatgtctcccctcaatcttctcttctccaggctaaacatgcccagttctttcaatctctcttcataaggctttgtttccaggcccctgatcatcctggttgccctcctctgaacacgctccagcttgtctgcatccttcttgaattgtggggcccagaactggatacaatactctagatgaggcctaaccagggccaaatagagaagaaccagtacctcacgtgatttggaagctatacttctattaatgcagcccaaaatagcatttgcctttcttgcagccatatcgcactgttggctcctattcagcttgcgatctacaacaattccaagatccttctcgtttgtagtattgctgagccacgt encodes the following:
- the NSMCE1 gene encoding non-structural maintenance of chromosomes element 1 homolog, translating into MPRATMTVPMSDAHRHFLQALLALGIVERSEARKLHQQCCELHKVYYVQDKLDDFINFVNVQLQHLFMEIRKGLSEENGRTYYALVNLAETEFTKMASNYSENELELFKKTMDLIVLSGSGFASSTDILNSADRLKPKKMKKREAEQLLQNLVQNKWLREKEGEYTLHTRCVLELEQYILCHYQGSARKCHICHSLSIQSQMCEDCGIAMHLPCLAKYFGAQTEPRCPHCKQFWPHRIPEINPGGPHLSSSTPKETRKAPSMGTRQR